One genomic window of Brienomyrus brachyistius isolate T26 chromosome 16, BBRACH_0.4, whole genome shotgun sequence includes the following:
- the LOC125710105 gene encoding SLIT and NTRK-like protein 1 — MLLWILLLKAALCVASGNITRDICKEQICSCNDIEGDLHIDCEKRSFSNLHHLAGPSSQFYHLLLHGNSLSRLFPNEFANFYNAVSLHLENNGLHDIVPGAFLGLQLVKRLHINNNKIRSFKKNTFLGLDDLEYLQADFNLLRDIEPTVFRDLNKLEVLILNDNLISTLPISVFQNVPITHLDLRGNRIKTLPYEGVLEQIPGIAEVLLEDNPWDCNCDLIPLKEWLENIPRNALIGRVICEAPTRLQGNDLNETSEVDLCPSTFEVDSSLAAPPTQQSGPVSTPIRINGAAESPTAASKHKRRSKSRENWQIKTKPTAITTVNLRSEQILNASCPVSCSCRLPESKQGLKVSCEGRNIESLNNLKPKPQNVQELNLRENKIHSVKKNYFNDQKNLILLDLGGNNIRVIENGTFQNLGALRWLYMDKNYLDTLCMEMFLGLQNLEYLSLEYNEIQLVMAGTFNTMPNLRVLFLNNNLLKSLPVDIFNGVSLSRISLHNNYFTFLPVAGVLDQLTSVIQMDLHGNPWECSCNIVAFKQWTEKMGSDVIVSDLKCESPEEFWKKDFRQLRNDLLCPQLFDKSPSASLGRNSTFSADTATRSNSYLEPSRVSISVLVPGLLLVFVTSAFTVVGMLVFILRNRKRSKRRDGNSSASEINSLQTVCDSSYWHNGPYRTDGSHRAFDCASHPLSD, encoded by the coding sequence ATGTTGCTTTGGATTTTGCTACTGAAGGCGGCTCTTTGTGTTGCTAGTGGAAATATTACAAGGGACATTTGTAAAGAGCAGATATGCTCCTGTAATGATATAGAAGGAGATCTGCATATCGACTGCGAAAAGAGGAGCTTTTCTAATCTGCATCATTTGGCTGGTCCCAGTTCTCAGTTTTATCACTTATTACTGCATGGGAATTCGTTGTCCAGACTATTTCCCAACGAGTTTGCTAACTTCTACAATGCCGTTAGCTTGCATTTGGAAAACAATGGTTTGCACGACATCGTTCCAGGAGCGTTTTTGGGTCTGCAGCTTGTCAAGCGACTGCACATCAATAACAACAAAATACGATCTTTCAAAAAGAACACGTTTTTGGGCTTGGACGACCTGGAATATTTACAAGCCGATTTCAATCTCCTTCGCGATATCGAGCCGACTGTCTTTAGGGACTTGAATAAACTTGAGGTTTTGATCCTAAACGATAACCTGATCAGCACGCTTCCCATCAGCGTCTTTCAGAATGTGCCGATAACTCACCTCGACCTGCGCGGAAATCGAATTAAAACGCTTCCGTATGAGGGGGTCCTTGAGCAAATACCGGGCATCGCCGAGGTGTTATTGGAGGATAACCCCTGGGACTGCAACTGTGATCTCATTCCCCTGAAGGAATGGCTGGAAAATATACCACGCAATGCCTTGATCGGAAGGGTGATCTGCGAAGCTCCAACTAGACTACAGGGAAACGACTTGAACGAGACATCAGAAGTGGACCTCTGTCCTTCCACGTTCGAGGTTGACTCGAGTTTGGCGGCACCCCCCACGCAGCAATCTGGACCAGTTTCAACGCCTATTAGAATAAACGGTGCAGCCGAGAGCCCGACTGCTGCGTCCAAGCATAAGAGGCGCTCAAAATCACGGGAAAACTGGCAGATCAAAACCAAACCCACCGCTATCACTACCGTAAACTTGAGAAGTGAGCAAATACTCAATGCATCCTGCCCAGTGTCGTGTAGCTGCAGATTGCCCGAGTCCAAACAGGGTCTGAAGGTGAGCTGCGAGGGGAGGAACATCGAAAGCCTGAATAACCTGAAACCCAAACCACAAAACGTTCAGGAGTTAAATCTAAGAGAAAACAAAATCCACTCTGTTAAAAAGAACTACTTCAATGATCAGAAAAATCTGATCCTTCTTGATTTGGGAGGAAACAACATACGAGTAATTGAAAACGGCACATTTCAGAATCTCGGCGCATTAAGATGGCTGTACATGGACAAGAACTACCTGGATACCCTCTGTATGGAAATGTTTCTTGGATTGCAAAATCTGGAATATCTGAGTCTGGAATATAACGAAATACAACTTGTGATGGCAGGGACCTTCAATACAATGCCTAATCTAAGGGTCCTATTCCTCAacaataacttattaaaatcgTTGCCCGTGGATATTTTTAACGGAGTCTCTTTGTCACGAATAAGTCTGCACAACAATTATTTTACATTTCTTCCGGTTGCCGGCGTTTTGGATCAACTTACATCCGTCATACAAATGGATCTGCACGGCAATCCGTGGGAATGTTCCTGCAACATCGTTGCATTCAAACAATGGACGGAGAAGATGGGCTCGGACGTCATCGTCAGCGACCTCAAATGTGAGTCGCCAGAAGAGTTTTGGAAAAAGGACTTCCGACAACTGCGAAACGATCTGTTGTGCCCGCAACTTTTCGACAAATCGCCGTCTGCGTCCTTAGGCAGAAACAGCACTTTCTCCGCAGATACTGCGACACGCTCTAACTCGTATCTGGAGCCCAGCAGAGTCTCCATCTCAGTGTTAGTTCCCGGACTCTTGCTTGTTTTTGTCACGTCTGCCTTCACGGTTGTGGGGATGCTCGTTTTTATCTTGCGGAATCGCAAGCGATCAAAGCGAAGAGATGGAAACTCCTCGGCGTCCGAGATCAATTCTTTGCAGACAGTATGCGACTCATCGTACTGGCATAACGGGCCTTACCGCACAGATGGATCCCACAGGGCCTTTGACTGTGCTTCCCACCCGCTCTCCGACTAG